Proteins encoded by one window of Mycolicibacterium cosmeticum:
- a CDS encoding dihydrodipicolinate synthase family protein codes for MSTQPWHGVVVASALPFHADLSVDFDAFADHVRWLAQNGCRGITPNGSLGEYSCLSAEERAKVVEVAVETAPDGFSVVPGTGAYGSREATFWARQAKDAGADAVLALPPNAYRADDDIVFAHYEAVASAGLPVVAYNNPLDTKVDLTPALLSRLHAAGLIVAVKEFSGDVRRIYELQELAPELDVLVGTDDVVLELALAGAKGWIAGYPNALPAASVELWELSAARDLDKALPMYRDLHSLLRWDSKPAFVQAIKLSMDVAGRPGGACRPPRLALPADVAATVRKDTEKALASGYR; via the coding sequence ATGAGCACGCAGCCGTGGCACGGCGTGGTGGTAGCGAGTGCGCTGCCATTCCACGCCGATCTATCGGTCGACTTCGATGCCTTCGCCGATCACGTCCGCTGGCTGGCCCAGAACGGCTGCCGGGGTATCACCCCCAACGGTTCGCTCGGCGAGTACTCATGCCTGAGCGCAGAGGAGAGGGCCAAGGTCGTCGAGGTCGCCGTCGAGACCGCGCCCGACGGGTTCAGCGTGGTACCCGGGACCGGCGCCTACGGCTCGCGGGAGGCCACCTTCTGGGCGAGACAAGCCAAGGACGCCGGCGCCGACGCGGTGCTGGCCCTCCCGCCGAACGCCTACCGCGCCGACGACGACATCGTGTTCGCCCACTACGAAGCGGTCGCTTCGGCCGGCCTGCCGGTCGTGGCGTACAACAATCCGCTCGACACGAAGGTCGACCTGACGCCGGCGCTGCTGTCCCGCTTGCACGCCGCCGGCCTGATCGTCGCGGTCAAGGAATTCTCCGGCGATGTGCGCAGGATCTACGAACTGCAGGAACTGGCGCCCGAACTCGACGTGCTCGTCGGTACCGATGACGTGGTGCTCGAACTCGCGCTGGCCGGCGCCAAGGGGTGGATCGCCGGCTATCCCAACGCGCTGCCGGCCGCCTCGGTGGAACTGTGGGAGCTTTCGGCGGCCAGGGATCTGGACAAGGCCCTGCCGATGTACCGCGACCTCCATTCGTTGCTGCGGTGGGACTCCAAGCCCGCCTTCGTCCAAGCCATCAAGCTGTCGATGGACGTCGCGGGGCGCCCCGGCGGCGCCTGCCGCCCGCCTCGGCTGGCCCTGCCGGCCGATGTCGCGGCCACGGTGCGCAAGGATACCGAGAAGGCGCTGGCCAGCGGCTACCGCTGA